The Saccharomonospora glauca K62 genome has a segment encoding these proteins:
- a CDS encoding golvesin C-terminal-like domain-containing protein, which produces MRRRSHRRARLRSVSFGLAALFAISTLQFTPAGRATTPSSSDPEYQPTAEPPSADAPASIPENERGEILGAHWEKSTDRAFLTSGDGNGFHVLIADADEGFRWRRIASLSEPGFSVDSWIGNACVTGSGRRAVVAYAPRTFTNDPKLMQRGAFTATVDLTDGTVTKLPVQTSLAYFNPGCGTGEEVILTQGGDEDLGRTRLLRLDTESGKITSRIEVEGQLTSPVPTEHGIVAADSGGLVRVDDDGTRRIFASATGVPFRVAADSDDGVVFMERTGKEQARVRRAVVAPVKDTSRATSVTTLATGELMSVNVTSGKGGRVFVTGETTRVARSLPSSVALVDVSVRARMSMRGSLAVTSVAKARAPRPGEADVTAAVVDGARPQPLAVEATVLATGKSVEFSVTTADAEFGEQGPTAGRAPSPALGSGKPRTMSDPHNPADFDERYCSVPRSDPRNQAMQPKPRQVEWAVDQAVRNALDVYRPANWKNLGMPAYTPQGLFPYVELSGGGYVPAQVMLGVAAQESNLWQAARSAVPGVTGNPLIGNYYGIDYYNDTEADDWTINWAEADCGYGVTQVTDGMRLAGKERPGEVAMDYDKQRAVALDFAANIAAGLQILATKWNETREAGMIVNNGDPSKIENWFFAVWAYNSGFHPDKGDGSPWGVGWLNNPVNPIYPANRAPFLEFTYEDAAHPQDWPYPEKVMGWAGHPVEVLEAPGELVAGFRPAWWNGGTSEGAFNRQRVKPPVTQFCDASNDCVPGEQFLPDDPEVIGEPAGPCSHRNASGYYDLQCWYHEPSTWKEDCDYSCGNELLRFDPGYEYQEDATSYPPRCDLSGLPSNALIVDDVPDDVPSIRPDCPRSWSNAGTFEFTFKQDSDGTYPGKIDVHQIGGGFGGHFWFTHTRTATDEGGRLEVNASWKLDRSHTGPMSIYVALPDHGAHTNYARYVVKTAHGDRVRIVRQPGEGNRWVRIGAFPFDGVPEVTLTSVTPDGTGEEDIAFDAVAFVPINGTYHEESVEAVAVFDEDQDIDTAAPESWLGGISGTPLVSREALYDWAVATADRILALPTCDIPAAGCLMPRTEQAIREWRDEVITAGTDPVDHPDGTSIARWIGFANSYLDRPSSDRRPDHFDDDGRFKIRTKVTVSFVTDENDKIIPGTEYAVYDHRTGDTHLPRFFLDFVRALAEDYGAWGIGEPNLSYRMRDLNAHNGAWTTANPMEDGVLPGRAYAYAGKAPVLTNYDGEITETGADCVAALTVAGGSIGYRPMLSQEGPTTAMEEFSARLDADDRIAQPLADLVEDVREMFFDDGLFTVVESSLFNVAPPIWQELNLRLCADGSVRKVSGLPLLRSSWMPDQYLYHNGSAIDLDGNYSGSNLPVVKGDFHTFSQTPIHADSPYNRCGPTSGRNGNPWAIAIADPPGANPDGATFCLDVNLPPDPSHSSP; this is translated from the coding sequence ATGCGAAGAAGATCACATCGGCGAGCGAGACTACGTAGTGTCTCGTTCGGGCTCGCCGCTCTGTTCGCGATATCGACCCTGCAGTTCACCCCAGCGGGACGAGCGACGACACCGTCCTCGTCGGACCCCGAGTATCAACCGACCGCCGAACCACCCTCAGCGGACGCCCCGGCCTCGATCCCCGAGAACGAACGCGGCGAAATACTCGGAGCGCACTGGGAGAAATCCACAGACCGAGCCTTCCTCACCTCCGGTGACGGCAACGGTTTCCACGTACTGATCGCCGACGCCGACGAGGGTTTTCGCTGGCGGAGAATCGCCAGCCTGTCGGAGCCGGGTTTCTCCGTCGACAGTTGGATCGGCAACGCCTGCGTCACCGGCTCCGGTCGCCGCGCCGTGGTGGCGTACGCGCCTCGTACCTTCACGAACGACCCGAAACTGATGCAGCGAGGCGCCTTCACCGCGACGGTCGACCTGACCGACGGCACGGTCACGAAGTTGCCCGTGCAGACGAGCCTGGCCTACTTCAATCCGGGCTGCGGAACGGGCGAGGAAGTGATTCTCACCCAGGGCGGCGACGAGGACCTCGGACGGACTCGGCTGCTGCGACTCGACACCGAGTCCGGGAAGATCACGTCACGGATCGAGGTCGAGGGGCAACTGACGTCGCCGGTTCCCACCGAACACGGGATCGTCGCGGCCGATTCGGGTGGCCTCGTCCGGGTCGACGACGACGGAACCAGACGGATCTTCGCCTCCGCCACCGGCGTGCCCTTCCGGGTCGCCGCAGACTCCGACGACGGCGTGGTCTTCATGGAGCGAACGGGGAAGGAGCAGGCACGGGTACGCCGCGCCGTGGTCGCTCCCGTGAAGGACACCTCGCGGGCGACGAGCGTGACGACCCTGGCGACCGGGGAGCTCATGTCCGTGAACGTCACCTCGGGCAAGGGCGGCCGGGTGTTCGTCACCGGCGAGACGACACGGGTCGCGCGGTCGTTGCCTTCGAGCGTGGCCCTGGTGGACGTGTCCGTGCGCGCCCGGATGTCGATGCGGGGAAGCCTGGCGGTCACCTCGGTGGCCAAGGCTCGCGCGCCCCGGCCCGGGGAAGCGGACGTCACCGCCGCCGTCGTCGACGGAGCACGCCCCCAGCCGCTCGCCGTGGAGGCCACCGTGCTCGCAACCGGGAAGTCGGTGGAGTTCTCCGTCACCACGGCCGACGCGGAGTTCGGCGAGCAGGGTCCGACCGCCGGGCGGGCCCCGAGCCCGGCCCTCGGCTCGGGAAAGCCCCGCACGATGAGCGATCCCCACAACCCGGCGGATTTCGACGAGCGGTACTGCTCGGTGCCCAGATCGGACCCTCGGAACCAGGCGATGCAACCGAAGCCCCGGCAGGTGGAGTGGGCCGTGGACCAGGCGGTGCGCAACGCGTTGGACGTGTACCGCCCGGCGAACTGGAAGAACCTGGGGATGCCCGCCTACACCCCCCAGGGGTTGTTCCCGTACGTGGAACTGTCCGGGGGAGGCTACGTGCCCGCGCAGGTCATGCTCGGTGTCGCGGCGCAGGAGTCCAACCTCTGGCAGGCCGCCCGTTCGGCCGTGCCCGGCGTGACGGGCAATCCGCTGATCGGCAACTACTACGGCATCGACTACTACAACGACACTGAGGCCGACGACTGGACCATCAACTGGGCCGAAGCCGACTGCGGCTACGGGGTCACCCAGGTCACCGACGGCATGCGGTTGGCGGGCAAGGAGCGGCCGGGTGAGGTCGCGATGGACTACGACAAACAGCGTGCCGTCGCACTCGACTTCGCCGCCAACATCGCCGCCGGGCTGCAGATCTTGGCCACCAAGTGGAACGAGACCCGCGAAGCGGGCATGATCGTCAACAACGGTGATCCCTCCAAGATCGAGAACTGGTTCTTCGCCGTCTGGGCCTACAACTCCGGTTTCCATCCCGACAAGGGCGACGGCTCGCCCTGGGGCGTCGGCTGGCTCAACAATCCGGTCAACCCGATCTACCCCGCGAACCGCGCACCGTTTCTGGAGTTCACCTACGAAGACGCCGCCCACCCCCAGGACTGGCCATATCCGGAGAAGGTCATGGGCTGGGCCGGCCATCCGGTGGAGGTGCTCGAAGCGCCGGGCGAACTCGTGGCGGGCTTCCGCCCCGCCTGGTGGAACGGCGGCACCTCGGAGGGAGCGTTCAACCGCCAGCGGGTCAAGCCGCCCGTCACGCAGTTCTGCGACGCCAGCAACGACTGCGTTCCCGGTGAACAGTTCCTTCCCGACGACCCCGAGGTCATCGGTGAACCCGCCGGGCCTTGCTCGCACCGGAACGCGAGCGGCTACTACGACCTCCAGTGCTGGTATCACGAGCCTTCCACCTGGAAGGAGGACTGCGACTACAGCTGCGGCAACGAACTGCTGCGTTTCGACCCCGGCTACGAGTACCAGGAGGACGCCACCAGCTATCCGCCGCGCTGCGATCTCAGCGGGTTGCCGTCGAACGCGCTGATCGTGGACGACGTCCCCGACGACGTGCCCTCGATCCGCCCCGACTGTCCCCGCTCCTGGAGCAACGCGGGCACCTTCGAGTTCACGTTCAAACAGGACAGTGACGGGACGTATCCCGGCAAGATCGACGTGCACCAGATCGGTGGTGGGTTCGGCGGCCACTTCTGGTTCACCCACACCCGAACCGCCACGGACGAAGGCGGACGGCTCGAGGTCAACGCGAGCTGGAAGCTGGATCGTTCCCACACCGGTCCCATGTCGATCTACGTGGCGCTTCCCGACCACGGGGCCCACACGAACTACGCGCGCTACGTCGTCAAGACCGCGCACGGGGACCGCGTCCGGATCGTGCGGCAACCCGGCGAGGGCAATCGCTGGGTGCGGATCGGTGCCTTCCCGTTCGACGGCGTTCCCGAGGTGACGCTCACCTCCGTGACGCCGGACGGCACGGGTGAGGAGGACATCGCCTTCGACGCGGTGGCCTTCGTCCCGATCAACGGCACCTACCACGAGGAGAGCGTCGAGGCGGTGGCGGTCTTCGACGAGGACCAGGACATCGACACCGCGGCACCGGAGTCGTGGCTGGGCGGAATTTCCGGAACTCCGCTCGTGAGCCGCGAAGCCCTGTACGACTGGGCCGTCGCGACCGCCGACCGCATCCTCGCCCTGCCCACGTGTGACATCCCGGCCGCGGGCTGTCTGATGCCCAGGACCGAACAGGCGATCCGCGAGTGGCGCGACGAGGTGATCACCGCCGGAACGGATCCCGTCGACCACCCGGACGGCACCAGCATCGCGAGGTGGATCGGGTTCGCGAACTCCTATCTCGACAGACCGAGTTCCGATCGGCGACCGGACCACTTCGACGACGACGGCAGGTTCAAGATCCGCACCAAGGTGACCGTCTCCTTCGTCACGGACGAGAACGACAAGATCATCCCCGGTACCGAGTACGCGGTGTACGACCACCGGACCGGTGACACCCACCTTCCGAGGTTCTTCCTGGACTTCGTCCGCGCGCTCGCCGAGGACTACGGCGCCTGGGGGATCGGCGAACCGAACCTGAGTTACCGGATGCGGGACCTCAACGCCCACAACGGTGCCTGGACCACCGCCAACCCGATGGAGGACGGTGTCCTGCCGGGACGTGCCTACGCCTACGCCGGGAAGGCCCCGGTGCTGACCAACTACGACGGGGAGATCACCGAAACCGGCGCCGACTGCGTCGCGGCGTTGACCGTGGCCGGCGGGTCGATCGGTTACCGGCCCATGTTGAGCCAGGAAGGCCCGACCACCGCGATGGAGGAGTTCAGCGCCCGACTCGACGCGGACGACCGCATCGCGCAACCGTTGGCGGACCTCGTCGAGGACGTCAGGGAGATGTTCTTCGACGACGGGCTGTTCACCGTGGTTGAGTCGAGCCTGTTCAACGTCGCCCCTCCGATCTGGCAGGAACTGAACCTGCGCTTGTGCGCGGACGGTTCCGTTCGCAAGGTCTCCGGGTTGCCGTTGTTGCGGTCCAGTTGGATGCCGGACCAGTACCTCTACCACAACGGCTCGGCGATCGACCTGGACGGCAACTACTCGGGCAGCAACCTTCCCGTGGTCAAGGGTGACTTCCACACGTTCAGCCAGACCCCGATCCACGCCGATTCGCCCTACAACCGCTGCGGACCGACCTCCGGTCGCAACGGCAATCCCTGGGCGATCGCGATAGCGGACCCGCCGGGGGCCAATCCCGACGGAGCCACGTTCTGTCTCGACGTGAACTTGCCGCCGGACCCGTCGCACAGCAGCCCCTGA
- a CDS encoding RICIN domain-containing protein, whose product MRRRLASLVAALAVLFGIGVPAAPAAAQNAPYDVLENQALRTMCIDDSIAYGLRLFSCNGMDYQKWYIDASWPNPYTPTFFQNVATERCLDDSVYGLRAFPCNGGVWQIWSPHRWNDGTWQFQNQATGRCLTTDHNGFLTTNTCSSSEWESWYRYS is encoded by the coding sequence ATGAGAAGAAGACTGGCGTCCCTCGTCGCGGCCCTGGCGGTGCTGTTCGGCATCGGAGTTCCCGCCGCTCCCGCCGCCGCCCAGAACGCACCGTACGACGTTCTGGAGAACCAAGCCCTGCGCACGATGTGCATCGACGACAGCATCGCGTACGGCTTGCGGCTGTTCAGCTGCAACGGGATGGACTACCAGAAGTGGTACATCGACGCCTCTTGGCCCAACCCGTACACTCCGACCTTCTTCCAGAACGTCGCCACCGAGCGCTGCCTCGACGACAGTGTCTACGGCCTTCGGGCGTTCCCCTGCAACGGGGGAGTCTGGCAGATCTGGAGCCCCCACCGCTGGAACGACGGCACGTGGCAGTTCCAGAACCAAGCCACCGGTCGGTGTCTGACCACCGATCACAACGGTTTCCTGACCACCAACACCTGCAGTTCGAGCGAGTGGGAGAGCTGGTACCGCTACTCCTGA
- a CDS encoding ABC-F family ATP-binding cassette domain-containing protein gives MSSSLSLRVHDLSFSYPDRVVFDGLNLTFGAGSRVGLVGENGVGKSTLLRLLARRERPRAGRVEGGGDIGFLHQELPFPDTARLSDVVDDALAEIRRVLAELDVLGQRLHDRPDDSEALDAYGRALEWALAHQAWDADRRAELVCDGLGLSDIDRDRPISTLSGGQRCRLALAALLIRSPETLLLDEPTNHLDDDALDFVQEHLSATSGIVVLSSHDRVFLDAVCTDIVDLDPAPGGPTRYGGAYSEYLAHKRAERARWEQRYAEERKRLDQLRHAVRVTARRVASGGAPRDNAKMAYDYSGGRVQKQISRRVRAARQQLSELERNRVRKPPAPLRFAAVLTDEVGDEPRRALAVRDAAVAGRLRPVPALDVHIGGESATRLLVTGGNGAGKSTLLSLLAGRLTPSRGTVERAQGVRVGLLEQDVRFADPKRTPQQLYDAAIRGRSAPSLTSLGLVAPRELNRPVGTLSVGQRRRVALALLIARPPHVLLLDEPTNHISLTLTEELCEALDTTPGAVVLASHDRWLRRRWDGAELALPSA, from the coding sequence ATGTCTTCCTCTCTTTCCCTGCGTGTCCACGACCTGTCGTTCTCCTACCCCGACCGTGTCGTCTTCGACGGCCTGAACCTCACCTTCGGAGCGGGAAGTCGTGTCGGTCTGGTCGGCGAGAACGGCGTGGGCAAGTCGACGTTGCTGCGGTTGCTGGCCCGGCGGGAACGACCGCGAGCCGGCCGGGTGGAAGGCGGCGGGGACATCGGATTTTTGCACCAGGAGCTGCCGTTTCCGGACACCGCACGGCTGTCGGACGTCGTCGACGACGCGCTCGCCGAGATCCGACGGGTCCTCGCCGAGCTCGACGTACTCGGTCAACGGCTGCACGACCGTCCCGACGACTCGGAGGCACTCGACGCCTACGGTCGGGCGCTCGAATGGGCCCTGGCACACCAGGCCTGGGACGCCGACCGGCGTGCCGAACTCGTCTGTGACGGACTGGGGTTGTCCGACATCGACCGCGACCGCCCGATCTCCACGCTGTCGGGAGGGCAACGCTGTCGGCTCGCCCTCGCGGCGCTGCTGATCCGCTCCCCCGAGACCCTGCTGCTCGACGAGCCGACGAACCACCTCGACGACGACGCCCTGGACTTCGTGCAGGAACACCTGTCCGCCACCTCCGGCATCGTCGTGCTCTCCTCGCACGACCGCGTGTTCCTCGACGCGGTGTGCACGGACATCGTGGACCTCGACCCGGCTCCGGGCGGTCCCACACGATACGGGGGCGCATACTCCGAGTACCTGGCGCACAAGCGGGCCGAACGCGCACGCTGGGAGCAACGCTACGCCGAGGAGCGGAAACGGCTGGACCAACTCCGTCACGCGGTGCGCGTGACCGCCCGCCGAGTCGCGTCGGGCGGAGCACCACGGGACAACGCGAAGATGGCCTACGACTACTCCGGCGGACGCGTGCAAAAGCAGATCTCCCGACGGGTCAGGGCCGCCCGGCAGCAGTTGTCCGAATTGGAACGGAATCGGGTGCGCAAGCCACCGGCTCCCCTGAGATTCGCGGCCGTCCTCACCGACGAGGTCGGTGACGAACCCCGGAGAGCCCTCGCGGTGCGCGACGCGGCGGTGGCCGGTCGGCTGCGGCCGGTTCCCGCCCTGGACGTCCACATCGGCGGAGAGTCGGCCACCCGGCTGCTCGTCACCGGTGGCAACGGCGCGGGCAAGTCCACTCTGCTGTCGCTGCTGGCGGGACGGCTCACCCCGAGCAGGGGCACGGTCGAACGCGCCCAAGGCGTCCGGGTGGGACTGCTGGAGCAGGACGTGCGCTTCGCCGATCCGAAACGCACGCCCCAGCAGCTCTACGACGCCGCGATCCGTGGCCGATCGGCCCCTTCGCTGACGTCGTTGGGTCTGGTCGCACCGCGGGAGCTGAACCGCCCGGTGGGAACGCTGTCCGTGGGACAACGGCGTCGGGTGGCGCTCGCCCTCCTGATCGCCCGGCCGCCCCACGTGCTGTTGCTGGACGAACCCACCAACCACATCTCCCTCACGCTCACCGAGGAGCTGTGCGAAGCCCTCGACACCACGCCCGGAGCGGTGGTGCTCGCCTCGCACGACCGGTGGTTGCGTCGCCGGTGGGACGGCGCCGAGCTGGCGCTTCCCTCGGCGTGA
- the mshC gene encoding cysteine--1-D-myo-inosityl 2-amino-2-deoxy-alpha-D-glucopyranoside ligase produces MQTWSSVAVPRVPGTPRPLRLYDTATGQLRPTAPGRTARMYVCGITPYDATHMGHAATYLAFDLIHRLWLDAGHEVHYVQNVTDIDDPLLERAERDSDDWVVLALRETALYREDMEALRVLPPHDFVGAVESIPEIVEAVEKLLASGAAYRVDDPEYPDVYFDRSYTGRFGYESRYDEDTMRALFPERGGDPDRSGKRDPLDALLWRAARPGEPSWESSLGRGRPGWHIECSAIALNRLGMGFDVQGGGSDLIFPHHEFSAAHAEALVGEHPFARHYVHAGMIGLDGEKMSKSKGNLVFVSRLRADGVDPSAIRLALFEGHYRSDRSWTDELLARAEARLARWREAVSSDSGPGAEATIDRLRDHLTDDLDTPKALAAVDAWADEALRHGGADESAPALVRSAVDSLLGVVL; encoded by the coding sequence ATGCAGACTTGGTCCTCGGTCGCCGTACCCCGTGTACCCGGAACCCCCCGTCCGCTCAGGCTCTACGACACGGCAACCGGTCAGCTCCGGCCCACCGCACCGGGCCGTACCGCCCGGATGTACGTCTGCGGCATCACGCCCTACGACGCCACCCACATGGGCCACGCCGCGACCTATCTGGCGTTCGATTTGATCCACCGGCTCTGGCTGGACGCCGGGCACGAAGTGCACTACGTGCAGAACGTCACCGACATCGACGACCCGCTGCTGGAGCGGGCCGAACGTGACTCCGACGACTGGGTCGTGCTCGCGCTGCGGGAGACGGCGCTGTACCGGGAGGACATGGAGGCCCTGCGGGTGCTGCCCCCGCACGACTTCGTCGGCGCGGTCGAGAGCATCCCCGAGATCGTCGAGGCGGTCGAGAAGCTGCTCGCCAGTGGTGCGGCGTACCGGGTCGACGACCCGGAGTACCCCGACGTGTACTTCGACCGCTCGTACACGGGCCGGTTCGGCTACGAGTCCCGCTACGACGAGGACACCATGCGCGCGCTCTTCCCCGAGCGGGGCGGGGACCCCGACCGGTCCGGCAAGCGCGACCCGCTCGACGCGCTGTTGTGGCGTGCCGCACGGCCGGGGGAGCCGTCGTGGGAGTCGAGCCTCGGACGGGGCCGACCCGGATGGCACATCGAGTGCAGCGCCATCGCCCTCAACCGTCTCGGCATGGGTTTCGACGTGCAGGGTGGAGGATCGGACCTCATCTTCCCGCACCACGAGTTCAGCGCCGCCCACGCCGAGGCGCTCGTGGGGGAGCACCCGTTCGCACGCCACTACGTGCACGCCGGGATGATCGGTCTCGACGGCGAGAAGATGTCGAAGTCGAAGGGCAACCTCGTCTTCGTCTCGCGGTTGCGGGCCGACGGGGTCGATCCCTCGGCCATCCGCCTGGCGCTGTTCGAGGGCCACTACCGCTCCGACCGCTCCTGGACCGACGAGCTGCTGGCACGGGCCGAGGCACGGCTGGCACGGTGGCGGGAGGCGGTGTCGTCGGACTCCGGTCCCGGTGCCGAGGCCACGATCGACCGACTGCGCGATCACCTGACCGACGACCTCGACACCCCGAAGGCGCTGGCCGCCGTCGACGCGTGGGCCGACGAGGCGTTGCGGCACGGAGGGGCGGACGAGTCGGCGCCCGCGCTGGTGCGTTCCGCCGTCGACTCGCTGCTCGGCGTGGTGCTGTAG
- a CDS encoding TetR/AcrR family transcriptional regulator — protein sequence MGHRQDLLAAARRLLRTKGYARITARDLVAESGTNLASIGYHFGSKEGLLNAAIGEAIEEWTEQLARVAMADPAATPAERGFSAWSAMLDGVAAQRELVVSYLEALAQAERAPALREQFARQYRRCRERVAELVAESLGDGTTPDDPQVRALAGFVMAVCDGFAVQWVLDPEGVPAADELRRGVERVWGPAHHTER from the coding sequence GTGGGCCATCGGCAAGACCTGCTCGCCGCCGCGCGGCGGTTGCTGCGTACCAAGGGGTACGCGCGCATCACGGCTCGGGACCTCGTGGCCGAGTCGGGCACCAACCTGGCCTCCATCGGTTACCACTTCGGTTCCAAGGAAGGGCTGCTCAACGCGGCCATCGGCGAGGCGATCGAGGAGTGGACGGAGCAGCTCGCTCGCGTGGCGATGGCCGACCCCGCCGCCACTCCCGCGGAACGCGGTTTCTCGGCGTGGTCGGCGATGCTCGATGGCGTGGCGGCTCAGCGCGAACTCGTCGTGTCCTACCTGGAGGCACTGGCCCAGGCCGAGCGAGCTCCCGCCCTACGGGAGCAGTTCGCGCGGCAGTACCGCCGCTGCCGGGAACGGGTCGCCGAGCTCGTCGCGGAGTCGCTCGGCGACGGCACCACCCCCGACGACCCTCAGGTGAGGGCGCTCGCCGGTTTCGTCATGGCCGTGTGCGACGGCTTCGCCGTGCAGTGGGTGCTCGACCCGGAGGGCGTTCCCGCCGCCGACGAGCTACGGCGGGGAGTGGAGCGCGTCTGGGGTCCTGCTCACCACACGGAACGGTGA
- a CDS encoding cytochrome P450 yields the protein MATDLTSPVLRLDDLTATREPPGPRLPVAVQTALFGMFRQYWLPWLRRRYGSIVRLRIYPERSVVVLSDLDHIRAVFAGPASVFHAGEGNAILKPAMGEHSVLLTDEDVHLRARKLLMPAFNGASLRGYRDMITELAEAEVRRWPANRPFSSHTRMQALTLEVILRVVFGVAEGPRLDELRHLLRRVVDVGPIELIGWHNPRLQRVGPWRAYASTQRRVDQLLYAEIADRRRATDLDRRRDVLSRLLTVSTEGDEPPLTDAELRDQLITLLLAGHETTATALAWTLHELARDPVEHAKATRAADEGDEKYLEAVVKEAMRLHPVVSEVARRLTRDVQIGDVRIPAGHTVMPSITLVHSDPEHHPEPRRFRPERFLGGGPASGTWFPFGGGVRRCLGAGFSLLEAVVMLRAVLTRHHVTTDRPRPEPPKPRNVTMIPARGARIIAMPRG from the coding sequence ATGGCGACCGACCTCACATCTCCCGTCCTGCGCCTCGACGACCTCACGGCCACCCGCGAACCTCCCGGCCCCCGCCTGCCCGTGGCAGTCCAGACCGCGCTGTTCGGCATGTTCCGGCAGTACTGGCTCCCGTGGCTGCGTCGCCGGTACGGCAGCATCGTCCGCCTGCGCATCTATCCCGAGCGGTCGGTCGTCGTCCTGTCCGACCTCGACCACATCCGCGCCGTGTTCGCGGGCCCCGCCTCCGTGTTCCACGCGGGCGAGGGCAACGCCATCCTCAAACCGGCGATGGGCGAGCATTCCGTCCTGCTCACCGACGAGGATGTCCATCTTCGGGCACGCAAGCTGCTGATGCCCGCGTTCAACGGAGCCTCGCTGCGCGGGTATCGCGACATGATCACCGAACTGGCCGAGGCGGAGGTGCGACGCTGGCCCGCGAATCGCCCGTTCTCCTCGCACACGCGCATGCAGGCGCTGACGTTGGAGGTGATCCTCCGCGTCGTGTTCGGCGTCGCCGAGGGCCCCCGGCTCGACGAGCTGCGCCACCTGCTGCGGCGGGTCGTCGACGTCGGCCCCATCGAGTTGATCGGCTGGCACAACCCACGCCTGCAGCGCGTGGGACCGTGGCGGGCCTACGCCTCCACCCAACGGCGGGTCGACCAGCTCCTGTACGCGGAGATCGCCGACCGACGACGGGCCACCGACCTCGACCGGCGTCGCGACGTGCTCTCCCGCCTGCTCACCGTCTCCACCGAGGGGGACGAACCGCCCCTGACCGACGCCGAGTTGCGCGACCAGCTCATCACCTTGCTGCTGGCGGGGCACGAGACCACGGCGACGGCATTGGCCTGGACGTTGCACGAGCTCGCCCGTGATCCCGTCGAACACGCGAAGGCCACCCGCGCCGCCGACGAGGGAGACGAGAAGTACCTCGAAGCCGTCGTCAAGGAGGCCATGCGCCTGCACCCGGTGGTCTCCGAGGTGGCTCGCAGGCTCACTCGGGACGTCCAGATCGGTGACGTGCGGATTCCGGCCGGACACACGGTGATGCCGTCCATCACGCTGGTCCACTCCGATCCCGAACACCACCCCGAGCCCCGGCGGTTCCGACCGGAACGGTTCCTCGGGGGCGGGCCCGCGAGTGGCACGTGGTTCCCGTTCGGCGGTGGGGTCCGGCGGTGTCTCGGCGCGGGATTCTCCCTGCTCGAAGCGGTCGTCATGCTGCGAGCGGTGCTGACACGGCACCACGTCACGACGGATCGTCCGCGCCCGGAGCCTCCCAAGCCCCGCAACGTCACGATGATTCCCGCGCGTGGCGCGCGGATCATCGCCATGCCACGGGGTTGA
- a CDS encoding S8 family serine peptidase, producing the protein MTATNTTGDGGTETGRYLVLLQENSAAAALRTMARVAGVRAASTADLTSFRTADALSGADGLLLHDLGVAVITAARDQADALARATAEHGPLARVEPERLVRAYSAPPVEPGESGEDTDLAEATLTWGLRAVGAEESTATGAGVRVAVLDTGFTVDHPDFADREVEARSFVDGEDVADGHGHGTHCIGTACGPRAPSEGPGYGVAPEAEIYAGKVLSNAGTGTDGDILSGIAWAVSNGCAVVSLSLGAPTRPGETHSETFEEVARRAMNRGTLIVAAAGNESDRAGGVVAPVSHPANCPSILSVGAVDASMAVANFSCGTVDPERAIDVVAPGVNVHSSWTLPEKYNSISGTSMATPHVAGVAALLAEKYGARAWELWARLGQSARRLPLPSTDVGSGLVQAP; encoded by the coding sequence ATGACCGCGACGAACACCACCGGCGACGGTGGCACGGAGACCGGCCGGTACCTCGTGCTGTTGCAGGAGAACTCCGCCGCGGCGGCGTTGCGCACGATGGCGCGGGTGGCGGGAGTCCGAGCGGCCAGCACGGCCGACCTCACCAGTTTCCGTACGGCCGACGCGTTGAGCGGGGCCGACGGGCTGTTGCTGCACGACCTGGGGGTAGCGGTGATCACGGCGGCGCGCGACCAGGCCGACGCGCTGGCGCGCGCCACCGCCGAACACGGACCACTGGCGCGGGTGGAACCGGAACGCCTGGTGAGGGCCTACTCCGCCCCACCGGTGGAGCCCGGCGAGAGCGGCGAGGACACCGATCTCGCCGAGGCGACACTGACCTGGGGCCTGCGGGCCGTCGGGGCCGAGGAGAGCACGGCCACCGGCGCCGGAGTCCGGGTGGCGGTGCTCGACACGGGGTTCACCGTCGACCACCCGGACTTCGCCGACCGAGAGGTCGAGGCACGGTCCTTCGTGGACGGTGAGGACGTCGCCGACGGGCACGGACACGGCACCCACTGCATCGGCACGGCGTGTGGGCCGCGCGCCCCCTCGGAAGGTCCCGGATACGGCGTGGCCCCCGAGGCGGAGATCTACGCGGGCAAGGTGTTGAGCAACGCGGGCACCGGCACCGACGGCGACATCCTGTCCGGGATCGCGTGGGCGGTCAGCAACGGCTGCGCGGTGGTGTCCCTGTCCCTGGGGGCGCCCACCCGGCCCGGCGAGACGCACTCGGAGACCTTCGAGGAGGTCGCCCGGCGCGCCATGAACCGGGGCACGTTAATCGTGGCCGCGGCGGGGAACGAAAGTGATCGAGCGGGAGGGGTCGTGGCTCCGGTGAGCCATCCGGCGAACTGCCCGTCGATCCTCTCCGTGGGAGCCGTCGACGCCTCGATGGCGGTGGCCAACTTCTCGTGCGGCACGGTCGATCCGGAACGTGCCATCGACGTCGTCGCCCCCGGCGTGAACGTCCATTCCAGCTGGACGCTGCCCGAGAAGTACAACTCGATCAGCGGAACCAGCATGGCGACGCCGCACGTGGCGGGTGTCGCGGCGCTGCTCGCCGAGAAGTACGGCGCCCGTGCCTGGGAACTCTGGGCCCGGCTGGGCCAGTCGGCGCGCCGCCTGCCGCTCCCGTCCACCGACGTGGGCTCGGGCCTGGTCCAAGCCCCCTAA